In Fusarium fujikuroi IMI 58289 draft genome, chromosome FFUJ_chr08, one genomic interval encodes:
- a CDS encoding related to monophenol monooxygenase (tyrosinase), whose product MRAGFISLLALNAAGVLAAPQATTVDSSAPEVTNLDELADLAAAAYETAQDLAGDKTKRASTCNWSNVRVRREWGTLSKTEKKSYIDAVKCLQSKPSKSPASFAAGAKTRFDDWVAVHLNQTQTIHYTGNFLTWHRYFTWLYEEALRNECGYKGTQPYWDWALTALSGLNKSPVFDGSDLSLSGDGEFIPNEPDIILGASSGLPPVYLPAGSGGGCVKSGPFKDMKVNLGPAALDLPGGGVAANPNPLDYNPRCLKRDLSDAVNKRFANATSVLNNILKPKTVLDFQMQMQGVPGTGDIGIHGGGHYSLGGDPGRDVFTSPGDPAFYLHHSMIDRVWWIWQMLNPKERVNGKNAVQGTNTFLNMPPSAETTLDDYVNIGWVGPERQIKDLMSTLSGPFCYVYL is encoded by the exons ATGCGTGCTGGTTTCATCTCCCTCCTGGCCCTTAACGCCGCTGGTGTTTTGGCCGCCCCCCAAGCCACCACCGTTGACTCCTCTGCACCCGAGGTCACCAACCTCGATGAGCTCGCTGatctcgctgctgctgcatatGAGACTGCCCAGGACCTCGCTGGGGATAAGACCAAGCGTGCCAGCACCTGCAACTGGAGCAATGTCCGTGTTCGACGAGAATG GGGCACCCTCTCCAAGACAGAGAAGAAGTCTTACATTGACGCTGTCAAGTGTCTCCAGTCCAAGCCTTCCAAGTCTCCTGCGTCTTTCGCCGCTGGTGCTAAGACTCGCTTCGATGACTGGGTCGCTGTTCATCTGAACCAGACTCAGACGATCCACTACACTGGCAACTTCCTCACATGGCACCGATACTTCACTTGGTTGTATGAGGAGGCTCTTCGAAATGAGTGTGGCTATAAGGGAACTCAGCCT TACTGGGACTGGGCTCTAACTGCCCTCAGCGGCCTCAACAAGTCCCCTGTCTTCGATGGCAGTGACTTGTCCCTCTCTGGTGACGGTGAATTCATCCCTAACGAGCCCGATATTATCCTCGGTGCCTCAAGTGGTCTCCCCCCCGTCTACCTTCCCGCTGGCTCTGGTGGCGGCTGCGTCAAGTCCGGTCCTTTCAAGGACATGAAGGTCAATCTGGGCCCTGCCGCTCTTGACCTTCCCGGCGGCGGTGTCGCTGCCAACCCCAACCCTCTGGACTACAACCCTCGCTGCTTGAAGCGTGATCTCAGCGACGCCGTCAACAAGCGTTTCGCTAACGCTACATCTGTTCTTAACAACAttctcaagcccaagactgTTCTGGACTtccagatgcagatgcagggtGTTCCCGGCACTGGTGACATTGGTATCCACGGAGGGGGCCACTATTCTCTCGGCGGTGATCCCGGTCGAGATGTCTTCACTTCTCCCGGTGACCCTGCTTTCTACCTGCACCACTCCATGATTGACCGTGTCTGGTGGATCTGGCAGATGCTTAACCCCAAGGAGCGTGTCAACGGCAAGAATGCCGTGCAGGGCACAAACACTTTCCTCAACATGCCTCCCAGTGCTGAGACTACACTTGATGACTATGTCAATATTGGTTGGGTTGGACCTGAGCGACAGATCAAGGATCTGATGAGCACACTTTCCGGACCATTCTGCTATGTCTACCTGTAG
- a CDS encoding related to 3-hydroxyacyl-CoA dehydrogenase yields the protein MVLTSASRTSVTLIGAGTQGRRLAFMWSSRGNDVHLVDGQEAQLQASIKAIEEFRQSASNRNASWGKIITHSPESLREALQAAWLVVECVPEQIELKTKVISELDALAPRDTIIASNSSSYSCSEILKGLNLRNETRFLSAHSYWPPETPEIEIMGHETTNPSYITLMMEQCKAHGFSPFHVKSPSMGYIYNRIWAAIKREALLAASEGAATPEEIDNIFKGVLKTPKGPFEQMDVVGLDVVLDIEQHYADARGNIPSAPREYLQKFLEEGNLGVKSGRGFYDYGKS from the exons ATGGTTCTGacatcagcttcaaggaCGTCGGTCACTTTGATCGGAGCGGGTACGCAAGGAAGACGACTTGCGTTCATG TGGTCGAGTAGAGGAAACGATGTCCATCTGGTCGACGGCCAAGAGGCACAACTTCAAGCTAGCATCAAAGCCATTGAGGAGTTTCGACAAAGTGCTAGTAACAGAAATGCTTCTTGGGGTAAAATCATCACGCATTCTCCCGAAAGCTTACGCGAGGCTCTTCAAGCTGCTTGGTTAGTGGTCGAG TGTGTACCTGAGCAAATCGAGCTCAAGACGAAGGTCATCTCAGAGCTTGATGCACTTGCTCCGCGAGATACTATCATTGCGTCAAACTCGAGTAGTTATTCCTGTTCGGAGATATTGAAGGGTCTTAACCTGAGAAATGAGACGCGTTTTCTGAGCGCTCATTCTT ACTGGCCACCTGAGACACCCG AAATCGAGATCATGGGCCATGAAACAACCAATCCTTCATACATCACACTGATGATGGAGCAATGCAAAGCCCACGGATTCTCACCGTTTCATGTGAAGTCACCCTCAATGGGATACATCTACAACAG GATATGGGCAGCCATCAAGAGAGAAGCCCTCCTGGCAGCCTCAGAAGGCGCTGCAACACCAGAAGAGATCGACAATATTTTCAAAGGAGTATTGAAAACACCCAAAGGGCCCTTCGAGCAGATGGATGTCGTTGGTTTAGATGTCGTCCTGGATATCGAGCAGCATTATGCGGATGCGAGAGGAAACATCCCGAGTGCGCCGCGAGAATATCTTCAGAAGTTTTTGGAGGAAGGTAATCTAGGCGTTAAGAGCGGGCGAGGATTTTATGATTATGGTAAATCTTAG